TAATGTTTAATAGTTTTGATTTAAACATGGATTTTTGTACCAGCTTATTTTTCAGAAACAGAAATCGTAGTAATGGCCATATTCTTGGTCTAGATGGGAGAAAAATGCTCGAACAGCTGGGCATCGATCCAGTAACTAACTTTTCCCCCAAGAACCAAGATATGGGAAATCAATTCGTAACTTGGCAAAAGAATAACAATAGTTTACCTACACTTAAAAGCCGAAAAGATTGTTTTGCTGAATTCGCGAAAAACGTTAACCGTCTTCGTGATCGAGGTTTGGGAACCCAACGTAAAATCCGATTCATTGATAAGGTTGATTATTCGTTGGACGTCTCGGTAGTACGATCATTAACACCATCGGACGCAGTTAATCTTTATAAACGCCAAATGGGCTTTCTATCAATGTATTCGAGCGCCCCTAATCCTTTCCAAGCAATACGAGATCTATTTAGTGGTGCATCAGTTTATAGTCGTCCAGAAAACGGTGGGTACACCCCTGCAAAGGATTTTGCTGGAACATACGTAAACTTTCTCCTAGATTATTATTTTTCAATGTACATTCCGAATTCCAGGGAATGGGATATTTATCTCATGCAACAAAGAATGGCATTAAACGAAATTGAAAATGATGTTTTTACCATGCTGAATGGACAATCTGTCAACAACTCCTTGGACGAAAATAGAGAGATACAAGTCACCGCATTTTCTACGGTTGGTTTGGAATTAATTGCTGATATTCTCAGACCAGTTCGAATCGATTCACCACAGATTGAATCATTCGAACCTGCATTTACTGACGATATTTGGATGAATTACTTCCCATACACTTGGGCACTTGTCAATCCATCTGCAGCATACAAAATTATCAATCATTAACGCTTATACAATGAAAAGGGCTGGACAAATCAATTTGTCCAGCCCTTTTCTGATGCCCATCATCCGGACCAATAATATAATTGATCGATGGAGATAATTTCCCAATCCGCACAGTAGAACTTAGTTGTTAACTCTTTACTTCAGTTCCTGTAAGCGCCTTATCAACCAAATTAATAATTGTACTGATCGAATACAGTTTTAAAATGCTACCAACCTGTGGAGCATTAGTATTCCCTGTAAAGGTTACGTTTAATGGGAAATACAGTTCTCTCCCTTTAATTCCAGTTGCATTTCCCACCGATCGGATAATCGTGTCAAAGTCGATATCACCCTTTTCACTGGCATCTAACAATTCTCTCCTAAATTGCATCAAAATTAGTCGAACAACCACCGGCGAGAAATCATCAAATTGTGAGTAATCAAATGTCTCACTATCCACATTTGCAAAGAAGTATACTTTTTCCATAATGTCGGTAAGTTTATAAACCTCACGTTGATAAACCTTAGTTACATGCTTGATGAATTCACGCAAGTTTGGCAAATTAACATCCTGGAGCTTCTTAGCAATCTCTGATTCGCCTTCTTTAATCAGATCCATTATCCGATCCGTTAAATCTGCAACATCAGCATTTTTGATGTATTGAGAGTTCATCCAGTCTAATTTGTGTTGATCAAAGAATGCAGGAGATTTAGACATCCGGTCGGGATCATAAGCCTTAATTAATTCGTCCTTGGAATAAAGTTCTTTTTCACCAACTGGAGACCATCCAAGGAATGCGATAAAGTTAAAAATCGCTTCACTCAAGTAACCTTGATTCTTATACTGACTAATAAACTGTAACGTTTCTTTGTCACGTTTACTTAACTTTTTGCCAGTTTTTGGATTGTAAATTAGAGTGATATGGCCAAATCTAGGTGGAGTAATACCAAGCGCCTCATACACTGCAATTTGCTTTGGAGTGTTCGCAATATGATCATCGCCACGAAGCACGTGTGTAATATCCATCAAATAATCATCAATAACAACCGCGAAGTTATATGTTGGCATTCCATTACTCTTTTCAATAATGAAATCCCCACCCATATTGTCAGAATTAAATTGAACGTTACCTTTTACAATGTCATCCCAAGCATAGATATGATTACTTGGCAAATGAAGACGCACATCAGGCTTTAATCCCTGCTTTTCAGCTGCCTTTTGATCTTCTTCGCTTCTTCCATACCAGCGCCCGTCATAATGAGGGGCTTCACCGTTTTTTCGTTGTTCGTCACGCATAACCTTGAGTTCGTCTTCAGTAGTGTAATCTTTGTAGGCAAACCCCTTGTCGAGCAATTGTTGGATATACTTGTGATACAATGACACTCTTTGGGTTTGGTGGTAAGGTGCGTACTTAGGATTAGGCTTATCAGGTCCTTCATCCCAGTCAATTCCAAGCCAGTGTAAGTTTTCTATCTGACTGTCTTCACCATGAGGAACATTTCTCTTTGTATCGGTATCCTCAATTCTTAATACCATCGTTCCTCCAAAATGTTTTGCAAACAAATAGTTAAACAATGCTGATTGTGCATTACCTATATGCAGGAATCCTGTTGGACTTGGTGCATACCTTACTCTAACCTTCTTATCGTCCATTTTCTGACACTTCTCCCATCTGATTATTTACTTTATTTATTGCTGACCGTTGTTGCGTCTGCTGCTGAAGGAATATTGTATTCCAATTCGTTGTTTCCATGTTCCTTGTTCAAATTATGAATGGCCATCTTTAGATCCTCCATGAAGTCATCCAAAATTGTCATAGTCATTGATGGTCTTACAACAATCCGACTAATAGTTGTATCTTCACGATTCTTTGGAAGTGGATATGCAGGAACTTGCCATCCATACTTTGCAAGTTCACCTTCCAAGTCATACAATGTCCAATCCACTTTTGCATCATCAGCAAGCTTCCAGCAGTTAATCGGCAACTGACTTCCGTCGTTCAGGATTTCAAAAATACCAAATTTCTTTAATTCTTCTGTAATCCGCAATGAAACCTTACGAACATTGTTCATAATCGCTTCATAGCCCTTGTAACCAAATCGAACAAAGTTATAGTATTGGCCAACAATGTGGGCACCACTATGAGAAAAGTTAATAGCAATTGAATCAACACTTGAACCAAGATATGGTACAGAGAATCTCATTTCTTTTGGCAGTAGATCCTCAGAATTGTTTCTCCAAACGATCCAACCAATACCAGGATAAACCATTCCGTATTTATGACCGGATACATTGATAGATACAACGTTCTTCAAGCGGAAATCCCAAGGCTTGAATCCATCTACAAATGGTGCAAACAGTCCACCAAACGCACTATCAACGTGAATTCGGATAGGAAGCACAGCGGTCTTGTTGTATTCAGACACTAATCGATCCAATTTTTGAATGTCATCAACCGCACCCGTATAAGTGATTCCCTGAATTCCAACAATACCAATAGTATTTTCGTCAACGTAATCCATAACATGATCCATGTCCATAGACATATGGTTCTGATCAATTGGAACCTGTCGAAGTTCGACATTCCAGTAAGTGCAGAATTTTTCCCAAACAACTTGATAACCTGACATAATAACTAGATTTGGAAGATGATGATGAAGATCTTTCGTATCAAAGCCGGCCTTTTCCGCACGATGTTTCCAGCTCAACAGCAGTGACAGTCCCCCAAGCATGCAACCTTCTGAAGATCCCACAGTCGATGT
Above is a genomic segment from Lentilactobacillus buchneri containing:
- the gltX gene encoding glutamate--tRNA ligase, with the translated sequence MDDKKVRVRYAPSPTGFLHIGNAQSALFNYLFAKHFGGTMVLRIEDTDTKRNVPHGEDSQIENLHWLGIDWDEGPDKPNPKYAPYHQTQRVSLYHKYIQQLLDKGFAYKDYTTEDELKVMRDEQRKNGEAPHYDGRWYGRSEEDQKAAEKQGLKPDVRLHLPSNHIYAWDDIVKGNVQFNSDNMGGDFIIEKSNGMPTYNFAVVIDDYLMDITHVLRGDDHIANTPKQIAVYEALGITPPRFGHITLIYNPKTGKKLSKRDKETLQFISQYKNQGYLSEAIFNFIAFLGWSPVGEKELYSKDELIKAYDPDRMSKSPAFFDQHKLDWMNSQYIKNADVADLTDRIMDLIKEGESEIAKKLQDVNLPNLREFIKHVTKVYQREVYKLTDIMEKVYFFANVDSETFDYSQFDDFSPVVVRLILMQFRRELLDASEKGDIDFDTIIRSVGNATGIKGRELYFPLNVTFTGNTNAPQVGSILKLYSISTIINLVDKALTGTEVKS
- a CDS encoding glutamate decarboxylase, which encodes MSEKNDEQMIDEIGLEQNFLGSVEAGKSLPTEELPEHPMPASIAAQLVQHYRLNEAKANQNLATFCTTQMEPEADKLMTDALNTNAIDKSEYPKTAAMENYCVSMLAHLWGIPKGKKMYKDFIGTSTVGSSEGCMLGGLSLLLSWKHRAEKAGFDTKDLHHHLPNLVIMSGYQVVWEKFCTYWNVELRQVPIDQNHMSMDMDHVMDYVDENTIGIVGIQGITYTGAVDDIQKLDRLVSEYNKTAVLPIRIHVDSAFGGLFAPFVDGFKPWDFRLKNVVSINVSGHKYGMVYPGIGWIVWRNNSEDLLPKEMRFSVPYLGSSVDSIAINFSHSGAHIVGQYYNFVRFGYKGYEAIMNNVRKVSLRITEELKKFGIFEILNDGSQLPINCWKLADDAKVDWTLYDLEGELAKYGWQVPAYPLPKNREDTTISRIVVRPSMTMTILDDFMEDLKMAIHNLNKEHGNNELEYNIPSAADATTVSNK